CTGTGGGGCTTCATGGTGGCAGAAATTTGCGTCATGCTGGTCTATCGCAATCCCCAAGTATCGCCTTGGTTTCCGCTCTTGCTGGTGATTTATCCGGTATGGGAAACGGTGTTCTCTATTTACCGCCGCAAGGTGATCCGCGGCTTGCCGGCTGGTTTGCCTGATGCGATACATCTGCATTCGCTGGTTTACAAACGCCTGGTGCGCCACATGATAGGCTCGAAAGAAGCCGAGCATATGATCAAACGGAATTCACTGACCGCGCCTTATCTGTGGTGCTTGGCGGCGTTTTCGATCGTGCCGGCTGTCCTTTGCTGGTCAAGTACGCCGCTGGTCTTGCTGTTTACCGGCTTGTTTATTTTGTGCTATTGCGGATTGTATGCCATGATTGTGCGTTTTAAAATCAAGCGCTGGATGACAGCAGGCGGCGGCCTCAAGCCTGCCGCTGCGGCGGCCAAGAAAACCAATTCCTGATCTCAGCGCCGGACTGTCCACAG
The sequence above is drawn from the Undibacterium sp. CCC3.4 genome and encodes:
- a CDS encoding glycosyltransferase — translated: MYYDTYEFNSLPFIAAILPVWLAGMTEDLTKKVSPLKRLLAAFVSALIGMWLLNAKLVRLDVAWLDELITTYILVNALLIMIAVGGITHAMNIIDGFNGLAGGVVVMILSALAYVSYQVNDLFLFAQCLALIGATMGFLFWNYPRGSIFAGDGGAYLWGFMVAEICVMLVYRNPQVSPWFPLLLVIYPVWETVFSIYRRKVIRGLPAGLPDAIHLHSLVYKRLVRHMIGSKEAEHMIKRNSLTAPYLWCLAAFSIVPAVLCWSSTPLVLLFTGLFILCYCGLYAMIVRFKIKRWMTAGGGLKPAAAAAKKTNS